One Glycine max cultivar Williams 82 chromosome 4, Glycine_max_v4.0, whole genome shotgun sequence DNA segment encodes these proteins:
- the LOC100796380 gene encoding programmed cell death protein 2-like encodes MSATASATLLGMPGPWAYDYHEPSDPYTTKIGGLPDWPLPINTDLLRCAECTGQLCLVAQVYAPLSHHRTLFVLGCVSPNCGTAWRVLRLQNVADVDTSQQKHAASVAEVPIATVSDDDDDDDAIDMDFEQLGKALFEAGTLASNTKRKKPRKKCQNKLPSSSPHPKTTTTIVQNDVPVVPCFYIYAQEEQSLGDISSVCSSYSSLSIKGNGSDVEDPDPSQAEETWEKEQYEYDKALNADRTYLKFKKRLDAYPEQCFRYSYGGRPILAAADKINPGSCSLCGRPMQFEMQLMPPLLYFLQEALGDQRKMVEKWDWMTLIVYTCSESCCEGIEQAKSNNKGWIIAEEAVVAQCEEPLAVQLGVEEAIA; translated from the exons atgtctGCAACTGCAAGTGCAACTTTGCTAGGCATGCCGGGGCCATGGGCTTACGATTATCACGAGCCATCTGATCCCTATACAACTAAAATTGGAGGACTCCCT GACTGGCCCCTTCCCATAAACACCGATTTGCTTCGCTGCGCCGAGTGCACCGGCCAACTATGTCTGGTGGCGCAGGTTTACGCTCCCCTTTCTCACCACCGGACTCTCTTCGTTCTCGGTTGCGTCTCGCCCAATTGCGGAACCGCTTGGCGCGTTCTTCGACTTCAGAACGTTGCTGACGTGGACACCTCTCAGCAAAAACACGCCGCGTCCGTTGCTGAAGTTCCAATTGCCACCGTGTcggacgacgacgacgacgacgacgcaATTGACATGGATTTCGAACAACTCGGTAAGGCACTCTTCGAAGCCGGGACGCTCGCTTCCAACACCAAGCGCAAGAAACCGCGGAAGAAATGCCAGAACAAGCTCCCTTCGTCTTCTCCACAtccaaaaacaacaacaactataGTTCAAAATGACGTGCCTG TGGTGCCATGCTTTTATATATATGCACAGGAAGAGCAGTCTTTGGGGGATATTAGTTCTGTATGTTCTAGTTACTCGTCCCTTTCTATTAAAGGGAATGGAAGTGACGTGGAGGATCCCGATCCTTCACAGGCTGAAGAAACCTGGGAAAAGGAACAATATGAATACGATAAAGCTTTGAATGCCGATAGGACGTACCTCAAGTTCAAGAAACGATTGGACGCGTATCCTGAGCAATGTTTTAG ATATTCATATGGTGGGAGACCAATTTTAGCTGCAGCTGATAAAATAAACCCCGGCAGTTGCAGTCTCTGTGGCAGACCAATGCAATTTGAGATGCAGCTGATGCCTCCATTACTATACTTTCTTCAGGAAGCACTTGGTGACCAGAGAAAGATGGTGGAAAAATGGGATTGGATGACCCTTATTGTATATACTTGCTCAGAG AGTTGCTGTGAAGGGATTGAACAAGCAAAGTCCAATAACAAGGGCTGGATTATAGCAGAGGAGGCAGTTGTAGCTCAATGTGAGGAACCCTTGGCCGTTCAGCTTGGTGTTGAGGAAGCTATAGCTTAA